One window of Myxocyprinus asiaticus isolate MX2 ecotype Aquarium Trade chromosome 4, UBuf_Myxa_2, whole genome shotgun sequence genomic DNA carries:
- the LOC127438415 gene encoding eukaryotic translation initiation factor 1A, X-chromosomal, protein MPKNKGKGGKNRRRGKNENESEKRELVFKEDGQEYAQVIKMLGNGRLEAMCFDGVKRLCHIRGKLRKKVWINTSDIILVGLRDYQDNKADVILKYNADEARSLKAYGELPEHAKINETDTFGPGDDDEIQFDDIGDDDEDIDDI, encoded by the exons ATGCCAAAGAATAAAG GTAAAGGAGGTAAGAATCGGCGACGTGGTAAGAATGAGAACGAGTCTGAGAAGAGAGAGCTGGTTTTCAAGGAGGATGGTCAGG AGTATGCTCAGGTGATAAAGATGCTGGGAAATGGACGGCTAGAGGCCATGTGCTTCGATGGTGTAAAACGGCTTTGCCACATACGAGGAAAGCTCCGGAAAAAG GTTTGGATCAACACATCTGACATCATCCTTGTTGGTCTTAGAGATTACCAG GATAACAAAGCAGATGTCATTTTGAAGTACAATGCGGATGAGGCCCGCAGTCTTAAAGCCTACGGAGAGCTTCCTGAGCACG CTAAAATCAATGAAACAGACACATTTGGACCTGGAGACGATGATGAGATTCAGTTTGATGATATTGGTGATGACGATGAAGACATTGATGAC ATCTAA